The stretch of DNA AAACAAACTTTGACACTAActttatacaaaactccaacatacgtggaaaatttctttactgacttgaatgagtTTCTATCtcattatgattgtttaataattgtcggtgatttcagcattcatgttgacaacccccaagacagaggggcaaaaaagctcgctaacattttaaagacttttagtctaacacaacatgtcaaacaagcaacacacactcaaggacacacactagatctggttatcagtaagggtatgaatatttacaatgtctctgtaactgacGTCGCATTGTCGGATCACTTtgctgttatctttgaaagttctttatcttttaacccacttggacaaacagctACTATCACAAAACATTCTTTCACAGAAAAcgcagcagaaacatttaatcaaatccaCTCTTCCTTgcccttaagctgtaatgatgtagataagttggtagATGACTCTCAGTCTAAAGTTTCAGATATCATTAAagtgaaggttgtgtctggtaggAAGAAATTATAAGTCAATTAAGTtcaagttcctgctgtctggatgtcctaCCCACACATTTCCTTAAGAAAATCCTGCCTGTCATTGCTaatgatctgatccaaatagtaaactcatcgctctcatcaggtgTTTTCTCCCAGgttttgaaaacagcagttaCCAAACCACTGATAAAGAAGAACACTCTGGACAAATCattaatgcagaattacaggccgatctccaacctcccattcattagcaaagttattgaaaaagctgtgtgtaaacaattaaatgGCTTCCTAACAGGAACCAACAGCTTTGACTCTTTCCACCACAGCAAGGAGACTGCTcttgtaaaagtgttcaatgacatccatataagtacagactgtggcagaaccacagtgctggttcttttggacctcagtgcagcttttgacaccgtcgaccatgacatattactgaattgactggagagttgggtcagaCTCTCCGGTTCAGAAggttcctttaaatctaaaaacccacctgtttagagttgtatttgaaatgtaatcaattacgaATTTAATGTTGGCATTTGACTTAATGtgatgttttgattgttgattctatgttgcataactttgtgtttttgtgtttatgatgtaaagcactttgaaatgccttgctgctgaaatgtgctatacgaATAAAATTcgattgatttgatttaaagatcggtaatcgtCCAGAAAACTGCCATCGGTGCACGCTTAGCTGTCGCCATTTCTGTGGTTAAGAATGGAGGATAATTCAACATGCATAATCTTCATAGCATGTTGGAATTATTTGCTTTCGTTTTTCTCATTTCACAATTGTCTTTTTCTGCATGTTGAAGTAAGGCGCTCGCTTCAGATCAGCCAAAGGCAGAGAGCTCATTTTGCACTTGAGAACCTAGAAACACGTCATGACAACTAATCGGCCTTGAGGAATGTTTGCAGTTCTCCCATTGGACAGAAAGTGTCTCTGCAGGTTCATTCAAATCCCAGAATAAACTCTGAGGACCGACTGCAAACCTGAAACCATTGACCTAATTTAACACAATCAGCCAAGAGGCCATTCATTGTTCTTTTTGAAGCAGGTGACAGACTCGTTCTGACCAGCAGGTTGCAAATTGATGAGCTCTTTGAGAAAAGGGCAGCTCATTCCAGACTCGTTTTATTATGCAGGAAGCGGGTGGAATAACCGCAGAGTTTAATTTTAAGAGACTCCAACATCGGGACAAAGGTTGTTACATAATCACCCTCACACTAAAAACCTGCTGATGTGGCGTTGGAAAGCTTTTCTCTGATGACCGAGCAAGTCGCTGAGGTGTTGCCAGTAACTCCGCTGATATCCTCCCGGTTTAACGAGCGACCCTTATGCTGTTTGTACTCTCCCATCAGAAGGCCGGTGACTCACCACCATACGAAAAGCGAATCGGATGGGACCGCTCAAATTCAAGCGACGGTTTCACACAATGCAGAAATGAAAGCCCACCCTCCAATCTGCTTATTGCTCATTTTTCACTCTGATCTAGCCTGAGAGCATGTGATCGGTTTTAATTCAAAGCAGGCGCGATTGTTGTGGGGATTTTTTGTGATTAATTCAAACCTCAGAAATGCTTTGAGTCTCTTGTTTGTTCGgtacaaagtacaaaaaatgttttgtgcatttttttgtactttgttaATGACTAAGAAGATGTTTAAGATGACTTATTCTGAAATAAGTGCACTTTCTAAATGGATATGAATTACTTAACTGTTTGGAGtttttgtgatagaccaacaaaatATAGtgaaaaaattgtaaatgttttacatgaaaaatatatattttaatcaattttcttGTCTACAAATCTATAAAATGGTGTAGTAATGTCACATAAAACCTATTAAAATTCGGTGTTGTGCTTGCAATGTTAGAAATTCAAAGGGAAATAAATACCTCTCCACCCACTGACGGTGGCAATTAAATAATCGATTACTTTTTGAAGATGAGGGACAAAAGGTACGCCGAGTCTTGAAACCGGTTTCAGTCGGATCATGAATGGAGCAAGAAAGAATTTTAAGTTTCAACTAGACCTGTGAGgataacacatttttctggacaataaattctCCCAGAAGTGATTGCAATAAAcgacaatattgttgttttgagaccattttcaagtaccTAATATAATgggattaattaatttattgcttattacGACAGGCCTATTTTCAAATCTTTCCAGACTTATAGGCCCTTCACAcatggagactttttttttgtaagcgattaaggaaaaaaaaagaaaagtttgtcCACTCGCCAGAATTCAACACCTCAGAAAACGCGCCAATCGGTGGCGCTGTAACGCTGCCACAGAAcgacacaaaaaacagaacagcgCCGTGTTTATTTGAGAGAGACGCTTTCaggatagagagagagagagagagagagagagagagagagatggacgatatcattgtttaaaaaaatatgcaactcGTATGGAAACATGGAAACTGTGTTTTGAAATCTCTCCATTCTGGAACCtggtttcaaaaatattaatttctggTCTCTGAGACGCTTAATCCGTGTGGATTGAAACGACCAAAAACTTTGACGGACACCTAAAATTGTCTCTGTGTGGACGGAGCTTTGTGCACAAAGTTGGCACTATTGATTAAACACGCAGGAAGTccttttggaaatattttatattcagttattttgtctttatataAAGCAGTTTCTATTTATCATGCAACTTTAGGCAATTTACTGTACTCCAATCATGTTAGcatttgaaaaactttttttttttttttacaaatgaaaaagtaGAAATTAAACAGGAGACATTTCTTAGATATGTTGCTCAACAGACTATAACCACATCCTCTGCTAGTTGTGTAATTTCCTTCTCTAGATTCATATAACCACAACATTAAGAATCCAATGAGTACTATGAAACTTGAATGCAGATGTTgataatattttctgtaaaactaaaacattctgTTGCTTCTTATTGAATCCCTGCATCTACGAAACGCCTACGAATCAAGCCTTTCATCCCTTTTTGTTTGATCGTGTTGCTTATTACATTAGAGAAATTATCTATCATTGGTTCCGATCAGCTTCAAAAGGAAGTGGTCAGATATCAAGAAGTCGACTCATACACAGTCGGTTCCTGGTTGGCTGTTGACCAATCAATGAAGTGACCAAATCCTCCATTTTAATATCTGccttagttttgttttcttaactctcctttgtgttttgtttttaggatgTTATCTCGGTTAAATGAGCTGATATGGGCCGACTGGATCTGGTTCCCAGACGGCTACGGCTGGGATGATCTGAAGGATCACGATGGGAAAGTCTTTCCTAAAACTCGGGACCTCTGGGCGGTTCTCCCAGTCGCACTTtgcttcatcatcatcagacAGATATTTGAGCAGTGAGTCATTTTAATCTCCGtggcttttttgtttgcttccgAGTACTACTAAATGTGACGCTAAGTCTGCTTCTCTGCTCCACAGGACTATAGCACTTCCTTTAGCGACTCTGCTGGGAGTGAGAGACAAGCATCGTGTTTGTGCGTCGCCTAATCCCGTCCTGGAGTCTCATTTCTGTAGCAAATCAAAACATCCCACACAGGTACTCCCACTGCAAACATCAGCGCTCTCAGCTGCTGAAGTTATTCCCTGTTCTACTGTGTGAATgttgatttagtttatttaccCATCCAAAGGTTTTCCACAATAATCATCCACCCATCTGTCCATTCGTCCTTTCACCCATCTGTCAGTTTGATTGTCTGTCCATCCAACATTTGTTCAGCCATCCACTCATCCTTACATTTGACTGTCCATttgtttgtccatccatccttctGTCCAGTTGTCATCCAtttgtccgtccatccattcaGTCCTTCCACAGGGTAAAAATGCATCCAGACTTTCAAAACTAGAGCctggacaaaaatacaaatatgacatGAAAACCTGCCAAGAATGGATAAAAGTTTTGCTTGTAGATTCTGATGTGGGGAGTTGAGTGCATTACAACCCGAATGCAGCACTGTCTTGTTTAATTTCAGGGCTCCATAGAGAGTTTAAGTAAACAGACGGGATGCTCGGTGCGACAGGTGCAAAGGTGGTTCAGGCGACGGAGAAATGAAGACCGACCCAGCAAGCTCAAAAAGTTTCAGGAAGCGAGGTTGGTTTACGTCCATGCTTCTAAATCCTTTCATTTCCCTCCGAACAAAGCCACATTTCCTCTGAGTCCCACTGTTCACATAGTTTAATTTTTCTGGAGGTCATGATGTTCTCTcgcaaatgaaacatttcttgCGAGTGTGTCAACATAAAAGCTTGCAAACCCTGCAGCAATACTTGGTGGGGAAGTTGTTTCTCACCAAAACCACAGAGCAGCGCGGCTCTAAGCTCCCACCAGCAGCCGCCGTAGTAAAACAGTAACAGTGATTTATTGAGGTTGTTGTTGTAAAGCCGCTGTGAGAGACATTCCTGTCGTACATTAACGCTTTAATTGCATCTTATTCAACTGTTTCCACGCGGCACAGATGATCATTTCATCACAAGTGGCTCCATTTGAAACTGCAAGCCACACCCACAAAGTGGGAGGAAGCGTTTCACTAAACCTGTtgcagaagaaggaaaaaactgaCATCTGGTGAACGACAAAACCAATGCAAGCCAGCTGTTTCCCAGCTGCCGTTTGTCCGTCCCAGTAGCTCATCATGGGATTTActtggttttttttacctgcttgTTAGGCATAAAGAGTAAAAAACTATTACATCCTTTTTAACTGTTTGGTTAATTTAATGATCTCCAGCATAAAGGTGAGCGATATGGAAGGTGAattttatcacgatattttggAGTGCTATTGGGATAATGATaaacgattaaaaaaaaactatttattacttcacCACAGATATGCAGCTTTTGATTGAGGGTGGATGTGTTGGTCTTTTGAAATGTGATTTCTATTACTAACGCTACAAATAAAGACttcatttaatcacattttcaaatttattcatatttattgatgctcgcCGGGAACAAAAATAGtagagaaaacagtaaaaataagaaaattgaaTTAGCTGAAATTTATCATGAGAACGattaatcaaaattcttattgtGACAagaaatttttcacaataaatgatagACAATACGATAAATGGCTAAACTATTATTTTTCCTTGTAATTCTCGTAATAACAATGGCTTTCTACCCTTGTTTGAACACCGTTGAGTcaagttttttatgttttgctacATAAAGCACCACACTATTAAACACTATTCCTATTTTCTGAGataattgttttattcttttacagcTGGAGGTTTACATTTTACCTTCTTGCTTTCTTTGCTGGCCTGGCAGTCCTTGTTAATGTAAGTAGTGCACCCAAAACTTGTCGTGCAGATGACCAAAATTTAAGTTACTAATCTTTCATTAAGGAGCAAGTGAAAGTTTATTgacatgaaatgaaaaaaagtgaatGTGCAGCAAATAAGTCTGCACTTGTACAAATTGAACACATTCAACCTCCATTAagtttgcagtttttcaaaCCGGCAAAGACGTATTCTACCAGAAGAGAGAATATGATCAGAGGAGACATTTATTTGATGGAAACTTTGTGTGCCATAAAAGTGATAACGAGAataagcctgttgcaataaatcaatcaatcacataggttaaaatgagcttgatcatTTCTACTTGCATGATTGTTTGTTTCAAGTagcccttttttttcctgtttatttgattttacaGAATCTTCAGTGTTCATCTTTTATTATTTCGgttgattttgtttaatttggatatttaaaatgtcttctattgccaatgttaaatgtttgtttgaaattaacatttattgctCTTTGAGAGGgtaaacttgcattattatgcaatTACCATTAAATCACTTGAAAACAGTCTGAACAACAATATTCTCGTatataacaaattttgctggccGATAAGTTGTCACTgaacttattgcgataaatgataatattgttgttttgagaccattttcaagtaaaataatggtaataatggcctaataatgcaaaaagacattctcaaagatgaataaacgttaaattctaattaacatttaaacactggaactgggagacattttaaatatccaaaataaataaagaaaacaacaggaataaaattaattatgaagtctcacTAGTTGAGACaaaaaagcaccaaactgaagacttttattatttggtttttggtaaaaagaggaaaaattacaaatcaagcaaatgaaaattattgagtttctttaaattttttatgtgattaattgatttattgtttgtttgtgacAGGTCTAACAGTTGTAGATTTGTGAATCTTTATAAACGTCCTTGTTGTGTTTCTTAAATCATTCTTTCTCTGCTTCTTCGTAGAAACCATGGTTCCACGATGTAAAACTGGTGTGGGAAAACTTCCCCAAAATGGTAACTATCgtttattcaaatgtttctcCTGAAGTTGTGAATATGTTTCCTGCGTTTTTACTGAGCAAGATTTGACTGTTTCTCCAGCCGCTGTTGACCTCCCAGTACTGGTACTACATGATCGAACTCGGCTTCTACGTCTCCCTGATTTTCAGCGTAGCATCAGATGTCAAGCGGAAGGCAAGTGAAGCCGCATCCTGTCTAAATAGTTTGATGTTATACACCTTCACCCTCAGAAACTGTCCATTGAGAGTGATAATTTCCTAAGTGCCTGAAAATGATCTCTTGTGTTTGTGCCGTGTTTTGAGGTTTGGGTATTGATTTGCTCGTGAAATCCTGACACGTTGTATCGACTGCAGCTGTCGGCTGTTCGAGCTCCCGGTAAAGATGATCTCCTGCTCTGCTCATGTGTGGCATGTCAGGTTAATGTGTGCAGGAGGTTTACATG from Xiphophorus maculatus strain JP 163 A chromosome 13, X_maculatus-5.0-male, whole genome shotgun sequence encodes:
- the LOC102223697 gene encoding ceramide synthase 2-like, which codes for MLSRLNELIWADWIWFPDGYGWDDLKDHDGKVFPKTRDLWAVLPVALCFIIIRQIFEQTIALPLATLLGVRDKHRVCASPNPVLESHFCSKSKHPTQGSIESLSKQTGCSVRQVQRWFRRRRNEDRPSKLKKFQEASWRFTFYLLAFFAGLAVLVNKPWFHDVKLVWENFPKMPLLTSQYWYYMIELGFYVSLIFSVASDVKRKDFKEQIVHHVATILLISFSWLVNYIRAGTLIMLVHDASDYLMESAKMFNYAGWKKTCNFIFTVFAAVFIITRLIIFPFWIIYATGVYPLSLYPTFFGFYFFNGLLVVLLILHIFWTGLILRMVIKFLPGNGIVEDERSDKEETESDDEDDCSKPKNGHVQNGHSVLHNHKKRD